CGGCGGCGGCTCTCGGGTTGCCCCTGGTGATCGGTGGCCCTCGCGTCGAGGAGCCGATCGCCCGCTACCGCGAACGGTTCCGCCCGTCCCCGTGGTCGGCCGCGCCGTACGTGGTGGTCTCGGCCACCGTCGCGGTCGCGGACACCGCTGAGCAGGCGCGGCGGCTGCTGGTCTCCGAGGCGTGGTCGACGGCGTATTCCCAGACCCACGGCGTGTTCCCGCCGTTGGCGCACCCGGACGAGGTGCTGGGCGCCGACATGACCGCGCGGGAACAGGAGCTGTTCGAGCGCGCCATGAGCAACCAGATCCACGGCACGGCACCGGAGGTCGCCTCGGCGCTGGAGAAGCTGACCCACCGCACGGGCGCCGACGAGATCCTGGTGACGACGAGCGGTTTCGACCGCGAGGCGCTCCTGGACTCCTATCGCGGGCTGGCCGGTCTGATGACGACCTTGCCGTGAACGAGCCCGGCCTCGCTCGCGCGGTGCACCTCGGCGAGGCCGGTGAGCGGATGCGAGCCGGTCACACCGACCCTCAGGACTCCCTGGTCCACCAAGCGAACCAGCTCGGCGAGCTGCGCGGGATCGTTGCGCGCCAGGACGTGCCGCCCGTCGGCCGGTACCGGCGTGGTCGCGGAGATCACCCGGCCTCCCTTGTCCAGCAAGGGGAACAACGTCTCCGAGGCGACCGGGACGAGATTGATCACGACATCGACCGGACCGGCGGCGTCGAGCGGGGTGGTCCGGTAGTCGATGATCTCGTCGGCGCCGTACCCGCGCACCGCCTCGGCGCTGCGCGCACTGGCCGTCGCGATCACGTGCGCTCCCGCGTGCTTGGCCAGCTGCACGGCGAAACCGCCGATCCCGCCGCCCGCGCCGTTGACCAGCACCCGTTCCCCGGCGGTGATGTCCTCGACGGTCTGCCACGCGGTGAGTCCGGCGAGCGGCAACGCGGCGGCTTCGGCCAACGGGATCGTGGTCGGCGCGGCAACCAGGCGGTCGGCGGGCGCGACCGCGAACTCCGAGGCGGCACCGCCGTCCAGCCAGCCGATCACGGGGTCGCCGTCGACGGTGCCCGCCACGTCCCACCCGAGCGCGTAGGGCAGCTCCACCGGGAACAGCTCGGCCAGGAAACCCGATCGCAGCGCGGTTTCCGTGGGGTTGAAGGAGTTCGCCTCGACCCGGATCAGCACCTCGCCGGAGCCGGGCACCGGCACGGGGACGTCGTCGACGCGGATGACGGAGGGGTCGCCGTGCCGGTGGATTCGCGCGCTCTGCATGAGGTGAACGCTAGGCATCGGTTGCGAGACGATCCATGCTTCACGATCCCGGTTTCATACGCGATCGTATTCTGACGCCGTGGACGTGCTCAGTGACGTGATCGCAGTGATGCGGACCGGCAAACCCGTGGCGGCGCGCGTCAGCCGGCAGGCGCCGTGGAGCCAGCAGTTCGCGCCGGTGCCCGGCGCCGCCGGGTTCCAGGTGGTGCTGCGGGGCACGTGCCGACTGCTGCGGCCGGACACCGAAGCACTGGAACTGCACACGGGCGACGTGGTGTTCCTGCCGGGCGCGCAAGGGCACACCCTCACGGGGCAACGGGAAGACACGGTCACGCTCTGCGGCGCCTATGAGGTCGTCCCCACCCGCGTCCACCCGCTCCTGCTCGACCTGCCCGAGGTCATCCGCTTCCCCGTACGCGACGAACTTCGCTCCGCGATCGGACTTCTGGACACCGAACTCCAGCGTTCACGCCTCGGCTCGGACGCGCTCGTCCCCGCCCTGTTGGACACCTTGCTGGTCTACCTCCTCCGCGCCTGGTTCACCGAACAGTCCACGAACGCGACGACGGGGTGGGCCGCCGCGCTCAACGACCCCGTGGTCACAGCGGCTTTGCAGGCCGTGCACCGAGATCCGGCCCACCCGTGGACGGTCGCCAAGCTCGCTGCCGAAGCCGGGCTGTCCCGCGCCCCGTTCGCCCGCCGTTTCGCCACGCTGACCGGGCGCCCGCCGATGGCGTACCTGACGTGGTGGCGCATGACCGTCGCCGCTCGGCGGCTCCGCGAGTCCGACGCGCCGTTGAGCGCGGTCGCGGGCGAAGTGGGCTACCGCTCGGAGTTCGCCTTCGCCGCGGCGTTCAAGCGCGAGCACGGCATCGCGCCGGGCCGCTACCGCCGCGACGCCACGGGTGAGGCGCACTAGGCTCGGTCCGAGAGGAGGACCGATGCGGCGACCCAATCCCCTGCTCTGGCTGTGGTACGCCTTCGGCGGCACGCTGCCGATGCGCTACCGCGACTGGGTGGTGCGCGACCTGACGTGCCGGACCTGGCTGGTGCGGCACTTCATCCGGGTGCTCGTCGTCCTCTCCCCCGTGCTCGCCGCGCTGTACCTGATCTTCGGTGTGGCCCTCGACGGACCGCCGGAGGTGGTGTTCCCCGCGCTCGCGCTCGGCCTGAGCGTCGGGATGTTCTACTCGCTCTCCTACGCGCCGGAGAGCACGGACATCCGGCTCACCAAGTACGGCTTCCCCCGCGGCCACGCCACGAAGTCCCGCGATTCCTAGAGCCGGCTGAGCGCCCCCATGGCCTCGCGCTCGATCCGTGCGAGATCACCGAGAACGGCGCCCGCCTGGTCGAGACGGCCCGCCGCGATCAGGTCCGCGACCTCCGTCCACAGGGTGGCCGCCTCGGTGTAGAGCCGGTGGCCCGTGCGCAGGTGGTCGCTGTCGATCAGGTCGGCGCACTCGCCGAGGAAGTCGCGGTAGAGGTTGCGGAACAGGGCGCCACCGGTTCCGGCCTTCTCCATCATGCGGGCGGCCTGCGGCAGGTCGCGCTCCGGGTCGTCGGTGCGCCGGAGCCAGGTCCGCACGAGCTTGCCCGCCTTCTCGATGCCCCGGTGGCCGAGGTTGGCGATGGGCGGGTCGAGGAACGCGTCGGCGCAGGCGGTGATCGCCGGGACGATCCGCTCCGGCAGGGAGGGCGGGTTCTTCGGGACGGTGAGGGTGAAGGAGCGGTGTTTGGCGGTCATCGGGCCGCGCGCCGCCCTGGCCTGGGCGAGGCTGCTCAGGCTGGTGGTCACCGCCCCGCCCTGCTGCTCGGTGTCCACCAGGTAGGCGGTGTCGTCGTCGTAGCCGTACATGGCGACGACGTGCCCGCCGAAGTGCACCTTCGAGCTGAAGTACTCCAGGTGGTAGCTGTCGAGCTGCAGTCCGACGGGGCGACCGGCGTCGATGGGGGCCGCCACGTTCTCCCACGCCTTGCGGGGTGAGGAGGTCTCCCGCACCAGGAGCTCCAGGTCGAGCCTGCCCGCGAGGCCGACGGTCAGCTCGAAAGGCTTGACCCGTCCCCCGAGGAAGGGGAAGCCCATGTTCTTGCTGTCCCAGTAGACGAAGGACAGTCCGGAGCCGAGGCCGAAGAGCATGGGCTCGGAGAGGTCGAGTCCTTGGTGCCGCAGCAGCACGCCGAGGGCGGTCGTCTCGCAGTGCTGCGCGCCGCGCGCGTCGATGTCCATCACGCGGCCATCGTGGACTCTCCCGCGAGGGGAGAGTCAAGGCCATGCCCTCCACAGTGGACGGACCTGCGCTGTGACCGATCGGTTACAGCTGGTCAAGACAGTCCACTGTGGTGTGTTCCACCTTGACTCGCCGACCCGCGTCAAGGTTGACTGAGCGCGCAAATCGAACACATGTTCGAGCGTCCGCCGACCTTCCCCGTGGCGGGTGTGCTCGTGAACCACGCGCGCCCACACACACGGCGAGGAGGTCGAGCTCGGTGTCCCTGGCCAGGGTCAGCACCGCCTCCGGCGAGGAGTTCGCCGGACGCACGCTCCCGGTACGACCCGAAC
The window above is part of the Allokutzneria albata genome. Proteins encoded here:
- a CDS encoding NADP-dependent oxidoreductase, which translates into the protein MQSARIHRHGDPSVIRVDDVPVPVPGSGEVLIRVEANSFNPTETALRSGFLAELFPVELPYALGWDVAGTVDGDPVIGWLDGGAASEFAVAPADRLVAAPTTIPLAEAAALPLAGLTAWQTVEDITAGERVLVNGAGGGIGGFAVQLAKHAGAHVIATASARSAEAVRGYGADEIIDYRTTPLDAAGPVDVVINLVPVASETLFPLLDKGGRVISATTPVPADGRHVLARNDPAQLAELVRLVDQGVLRVGVTGSHPLTGLAEVHRASEAGLVHGKVVIRPASPR
- a CDS encoding helix-turn-helix transcriptional regulator, producing MDVLSDVIAVMRTGKPVAARVSRQAPWSQQFAPVPGAAGFQVVLRGTCRLLRPDTEALELHTGDVVFLPGAQGHTLTGQREDTVTLCGAYEVVPTRVHPLLLDLPEVIRFPVRDELRSAIGLLDTELQRSRLGSDALVPALLDTLLVYLLRAWFTEQSTNATTGWAAALNDPVVTAALQAVHRDPAHPWTVAKLAAEAGLSRAPFARRFATLTGRPPMAYLTWWRMTVAARRLRESDAPLSAVAGEVGYRSEFAFAAAFKREHGIAPGRYRRDATGEAH
- a CDS encoding DUF5313 family protein, which produces MRRPNPLLWLWYAFGGTLPMRYRDWVVRDLTCRTWLVRHFIRVLVVLSPVLAALYLIFGVALDGPPEVVFPALALGLSVGMFYSLSYAPESTDIRLTKYGFPRGHATKSRDS
- a CDS encoding BtrH N-terminal domain-containing protein, whose product is MDIDARGAQHCETTALGVLLRHQGLDLSEPMLFGLGSGLSFVYWDSKNMGFPFLGGRVKPFELTVGLAGRLDLELLVRETSSPRKAWENVAAPIDAGRPVGLQLDSYHLEYFSSKVHFGGHVVAMYGYDDDTAYLVDTEQQGGAVTTSLSSLAQARAARGPMTAKHRSFTLTVPKNPPSLPERIVPAITACADAFLDPPIANLGHRGIEKAGKLVRTWLRRTDDPERDLPQAARMMEKAGTGGALFRNLYRDFLGECADLIDSDHLRTGHRLYTEAATLWTEVADLIAAGRLDQAGAVLGDLARIEREAMGALSRL